A DNA window from Camelina sativa cultivar DH55 chromosome 17, Cs, whole genome shotgun sequence contains the following coding sequences:
- the LOC109129969 gene encoding uncharacterized protein LOC109129969 codes for MRFIKCSKENSVYRKEEGGTLLIVAIYVDDLFVTGNTLKVISDFKAGMSSKFEMSDLGRLTYYLGIEVLQVEDGIEIKQEGYARRILREAGLETCNSTQEPMEFGLLVSKAQEEIEIDTKKYRRNVGCLQYLLHTRPDLAFSAGVTSRYMHSPRKSHGEVMKHILRYLIGTIGFGLKFNRGGSKKIVGFSDSSHNIDPDDGRSTTGHMFYFGSSPITWCSQKQNTIALSSCEAEFMASTEAAKQAIWLQDLLSEITRWKTEQITIHIDNKSAIELTKNPVFHGRSKHIHKRYHFIRECIENEVVDVEHVPGVEQRADILTKALARLKFKEMRSLLGVQYLTKKNLKLKGVNVGFDGAFIDGDQESAELDNDGFDEPMLPVEYDLIIRWFRVHSSPSRERQE; via the exons ATGAGATTCATAAAATGTTCAAAAGAAAACTCTGTATATCGCAAGGAAGAAGGAGGAACACTTCTCATCGTTGCCATTTACGTTGATGACTTGTTTGTGACCGGAAACACATTAAAAGTCATAAGTGATTTCAAAGCTGGGATGTCATCTAAGTTTGAGATGTCAGATCTCGGAAGGCTCACTTATTATCTCGGGATCGAAGTGCTCCAAGTCGAAGACGGAATCGAGATCAAACAAGAGGGATATGCTCGAAGAATCTTAAGGGAAGCTGGTTTAGAAACCTGCAACTCAACTCAAGAACCTATGGAGTTTGGATTGCTAGTTTCTAAAGCTCAAGAAGAAATCGAGATAGACACGAAAAAATACAGAAGGAATGTAGGATGCTTGCAATACTTACTACATACACGACCAGACCTAGCATTCTCTGCTGGAGTTACTAGTAGGTATATGCATAGTCCTCGTAAATCTCATGGTGAGGTAATGAAACATATACTACGGTATCTTATAGGAACTATAGGTTTTGGTCTGAAGTTTAATCGTGGAGGATCTAAGAAGATTGTGGGGTTTAGTGATAGCAGCCACAATATCGATCCGGACGATGGAAGAAGCACAACGGGTCACATGTTCTATTTTGGATCCTCACCGATAACTTGGTGTTCTCAGAAACAGAATACGATTGCTCTCTCGTCGTGCGAAGCAGAGTTCATGGCATCAACGGAAGCAGCCAAACAAGCCATTTGGCTCCAAGACTTACTAAGCGAGATCACCAGATGGAAGACTGAACAGATCACCATTCACATTGACAATAAATCAGCGATAGAACTCACTAAGAACCCTGTCTTCCATGGTAGAAGCAAACATATTCATAAACGTTATCATTTTATACGAGAGTGCATTGAGAACGAGGTTGTTGATGTGGAGCACGTACCGGGAGTGGAACAAAGGGCAGACATACTGACTAAAGCATTAGCACGGCTcaagtttaaagaaatgagaAGCTTGTTAGGTGTTCAATACCTCACTAAGAAGAACTTGAAGCTTAAGGGGGTGAATGTTGGG TTTGATGGGGCGTTCATCGACGGTGACCAAGAGAGCGCCGAACTTGATAACGACGGATTTGATGAACCGATGCTGCCAGTGGAGTACGATTTGATCATCCGATGGTTTCGAGTTCACTCTTCCCCAAGTAGAGAGAGACAAGAATAA
- the LOC109130014 gene encoding PH domain-containing protein DDB_G0287875-like: MSQMESDVTDHSSPDSPHATVLPIQEKDDIFLKCTVTNAKGTPFGLGSLSEIITKGKRKATYPSSSPDSLLEIQEQLQVARRKLADQDEENARRAREDARRDEEQRDAQNRIATLEMLVSYLKTSDPGVAEFLSTQPPANAPLTTAAPATNITPATATNVNPPATTTSGASSPSTSPATAPTTSPLSVSSSHA; encoded by the exons ATGTCTCAAATGGAGTCTGATGTTACAGACCACTCCTCGCCAGATTCTCCTCATGCAACCGTCCTCCCCATTCAAGAAAAAGATGACATTTTCTTAAAG TGTACTGTAACGAATGCCAAGGGAACCCCCTTTGGACTTGGAAGTCTCTCGGAGATAATCACCAAAGGGAAAAGAAAGGCTACTTATCCAAGCTCTAGTCCAGATTCGCTGTTAGAGATTCAAGAACAACTCCAGGTTGCTCGTCGTAAGCTCGCTGATCAAGATGAAGAAAATGCTCGACGTGCCAGAGAAGATGCTAGACGTGATGAGGAGCAACGTGACGCTCAAAACCGCATTGCAACCTTGGAGATGCTCGTATCCTACTTGAAGACTAGTGATCCGGGGGTTGCAGAATTCTTGTCTACTCAACCACCAGCCAATGCGCCATTAACCACAGCAGCACCAGCAACCAACATCACTCCAGCCACTGCGACCAATGTCAACCCACCCGCAACAACCACTTCAGGAGCTAGTTCACCATCTACTTCACCTGCGACTGCACCAACCACTTCACCTTTGTCAGTATCATCCTCTCATGCTTAA
- the LOC104759949 gene encoding uncharacterized protein LOC104759949: protein MSDSWALAVCDQDDTMVDSGEKDRPSDDPPDNPRTWVQKVIGGGVGGRPTPARLLDDEFVDARVHLEFLDGEDGEPVVTIGLEVLEVMNGMWKQCMIVMVLGRNISIAALTRKLREMWKPKGGMYVMDLPRQFFMIRFDLEEEYLSVLTGGPWIAFGSYLLTKVWSPDFDPLRDEIVTTPVWVHLSNIPVNFYHPSILMRVAQGLGSPLRVDVTTLNYERARFSRICVEVDLQRPLKGTIMINGERYFVSYEGLPNICLLCGLYGHLVHACPSGNTGEKGRKTGG from the coding sequence ATGAGTGACTCTTGGGCTTTGGCGGTGTGCGATCAGGATGACACGATGGTGGATAGCGGGGAGAAGGACCGGCCGTCAGACGATCCCCCGGATAATCCACGTACATGGGTGCAGAAAGTGATTGGTGGTGGGGTAGGAGGGAGACCGACACCGGCGAGGTTGTTAGATGATGAGTTTGTAGATGCAAGGGTACATCTAGAGTTCCTGGATGGCGAGGACGGGGAACCGGTGGTTACTATTGGATTGGAGGTATTAGAGGTGATGAATGGGATGTGGAAGCAATGTATGATTGTGATGGTGCTAGGGAGAAACATCTCCATTGCGGCGCTAACTAGAAAGTTAAGAGAGATGTGGAAACCGAAGGGTGGAATGTACGTGATGGATTTACCGAGGCAGTTCTTTATGATTCGCTTTGATCTGGAGGAAGAGTATTTGTCAGTCTTGACTGGGGGACCATGGATTGCCTTTGGGAGTTATCTTTTGACAAAGGTATGGTCACCAGATTTCGATCCTCTACGGGATGAAATCGTGACGACACCAGTGTGGGTTCACTTGTCAAACATCCCGGTTAACTTCTATCATCCGTCGATCCTGATGAGGGTGGCTCAAGGGCTCGGGAGTCCCCTTAGAGTGGATGTGACAACCTTGAACTATGAGAGAGCTAGGTTTTCTCGGATCTGCGTTGAAGTTGATTTGCAACGACCTTTGAAAGGGACAATTATGATTAATGGGGAGCGTTACTTTGTTTCTTACGAAGGCCTAccaaatatttgtttgttgtgtggATTATATGGTCATTTAGTCCATGCCTGTCCGAGTGGGAATACGGGGGAGAAGGGTAGAAAAACAGGCGGATAG